The window CAATTGTTTTcaaatgactcatccaaggttCTACTAATGTAAATCATGGCCATGGAATTTCAGAGCCAGCAGTCTTTGTACTGTACCatgttgtctctctttttttaaaaatttccttatatctttattgaatagaattttgttttccaaaatatatgtaaaaacaaaattttaacatcaatttttaaaaaactttgtgttccaacttctcttcccctctccattcccatcccccacccacaagaactcaaacaattcaaaataagtaataaatgagtagccatggaaaaattcccatactagctagctttcatacccaatggggaggagcaatctatttaaccctgcaggaaaataggaggggaagaggataaggaaggaagggtgaaaaaagggagtgcagagcaaaggaaaggatagtcagaagtaaaacacctctgaggaggaataggtgaaaagaagatagagtaaatgtcgtGTTGTCTCTTAATACCTGTTTGACCTTAGGGAagtcttttctcctctctgagccttagtcttctcctctataaaatggggattactCCTATATCAACTATGATTTTATGAGGCTAAAATGATATGGCATCTGCAAAGGCCTTTGTAAACCATAAACCGCCATAGAAATATCAGTGTCCAATATTATTGTAATCTAACATCAGACCTACCTGACCTTACAAGAAAGTCCAAAAGTTCCCATGTGGtgctgggagaggggaagagggcatGGGGAGGAAGCCAGATGTCTCTAAACTCACTGTCTTCCTTTCCCTTAGCTGATGATCATCGTTCCCGGGGAGAATTCCCTCTCCGAGAAGGTTATGTCCGCTATGGCTCTCTAGTACAGCTGGTCTGCACAGTCACGGGCATCACACTGCCCCCCATGGTATGACAAAAGTAACCAGACTGGGCCTGGGTGGCTTCTTTCTGGTCCTCATGGAGGGTGACTGTGACCACAGGGTTTAGGGACAGTCATCATAGGGGCTCAAAAGGGACCCTTGGGAGATTAGGGGGAAGTCCCAGCATCTCAATGGGCAGGTTTGGCCCTAAAGTGAGTTGATCAAGTGCTCTCTGAGTACTTGGgcactttccccttctcccacagATCATCCGCAAAGTGGCCAAACAGTGTGCACTCCTGGATGTGGATGAACCAATCTCCCAGTTACACAAATGTGCCTTCCAGTTCCCAGGTGGGGGACCAGGAGCTGGTACCTACTTGTGCCTTGCCATGGAAAAGATTGTGCAATTCCAGGTGAGACTGGGAGATGAGCAGATCATGGAGGGACCCGAAAATACAGGACAGAgtgtcagagatttagagctgaagaggCCTTCAAGGGCATCTAGaccaacctcctccttttacagttgaggaaactgagacctagagaggtaaatagcactcaaggtcacatggacaagatctgggatttgaacccaggtcctctcccCTCCAGGATGAACCTCATCAAATATCATGTTTATCAAAATAATCCTTTGAATGGGGTAgtcttttcaaatttctttaaatctttgcTCAAAACCATTCAATGACTCTCTATTGCCATATggtaaaatgcaaactccttagcTTGACATTCACTCCCCTCCACTGTCTGGCTACAATCTCCCTTTTCATGCTtagtccttttcctctccttcacaAATTCTACATTTCAGCCAAGCCAAGGGACTATTAGTTGTTCCCTAAGCTCTCTGTGCATACAAACAGATCATCTCCTGTCTCTGGATCATCCTCAAGTCCTTCCCCATCTTCACCCCTTGACATCCTTCTTTTCCTAAAGGCCCCACATCTTCTCCATTTAATATCacattctctccccacccccactccactgCCTCACTGCTGAAATGAATCTTTCTCCCCTCAAATTGTCCTAGAACACTTTCTCCAGGTCTCTTCTTTGCCTTTAAAATATCCTGCTTTGTCTAATGCTCATCAGGATACATGTAACATACCccagtagagtgtaagctcctacCAGGCAGGGCCTGTGTCCTTTTTTATCTCCAGATCCCCAGTATTGAGCCCAGGGCCTgccatatttgttgttgttcagtcatttcagtcatatctgactctttgtgatgccatttggagtttttttctttctttttttttttggtgggggatggtggtggtgcaatgagggttaaatgacttgtccaaggtcacacagctagtaagtatcaagtgtctgaggcaggatttgaactcaggtctacttgaattcagggtcagtgttttatccactgtgccacctagctgcccctcatttgaagttttcttggaaaaggtactagagtggctcaccattcccttctccagccagttttatagatgaggaaactgaggcaaacgggctttgctcagggtcacccagctactaagtgtccaaggccagtttttttgtttgtttgttttttgcagggcaatgaggattaagtgacttgcccagggtcacacagctagtaagtctcaagtgtctgaggttgcatttgaactcaggtccttctgaatccagagccaatgttttatccactgtgccacctagctgccccccaaggccaGTTTTgatgatgagttttcctgactcctaagcctggtgctctctccacttcaccacccagctgcccatgcctggcacagagcagccTTTAAATGTATTCATTGTGTTCAATTGAGTGTAATATAAAAGTACCTTAgaaagcattcattcatttaatcaagAAAACCTTTACTTGTGCTGAGAGATTACTGTACATCTCTACTGTGTGCAGTGCACTTAGAACACAGACACTAAGAAAGATGCCAAACTTATGTAGGACAAGTAGAAGAATAACAATTCTGGTCACTATAATATATAAAAGTGCATAAGAAGAGCAACtaaagaaggatttaaaaaatgctatatgACATCCAAGGCCAAAAGTGATTCCTCACCAAAGAGAACAGGAAGCAAGGTATACTTTAAAGGGTGAGTAGGAatccaagaggggcagctaggtggtgccacagtgcacagagtgaagggcctggagtcaggaggactcatcttcctgagttcagatctggcctcagacacttagtagctaggtgaccctgggcaagtcacttcaccctgtttgcctcagtttcctcatctgtacaatgagatcgagaaggaaatagaaccattctagtatctttgccaagaaaaccccaaatgggatgatgaagagtcagatactactggaaaatgactgaacaacaacaaggaattCAACAAGTGAAGCAAATaagggggcatctgggtggcgcagtggatagagcaccggtcttggattcaggaggacctgagttcaaatccatcctcagacacttgacacttactagctgtgtcaccctgggcaaatcacttaaccctcattgccctgccaaaaaaaaaagaaaggaaggaaagaagaaaagaaaagaaagaaagtagagcAGAGCAGAAAAATTATTCTGTCAGCTACAATGGATGGATGACAGGTGGGAGAGATTGGTAATGGGAAGAACTGTTAGGAAGCTATTGGAATAGTCTTACAGGTGGGTGTGAGGGCATGTATGAGGGTTGTGGCCATTAgattagagaagagagaatgaatagGAGAGATGCTTTTGAGGTAGATTTGGAAGAGATCAGAAACTGAAAGGTTGTGAGGgatgagggaagaggaagagtcaaagataagaCCAAGTATTcggagcatctaggtggctcagttgataaagcaccagccctggattcaggaggacctgagttcaaatccagcctcagacacttgatacttactagctgtgtgaccctgggcaagtcacttaatcctcattgccctgaaaaaaaaaatccatcagggCTGGAAATGTGTCTGCATAGAGGTGGTGATTGAAGCCATGGGAGGGAAAAAGATCTCCACGGGAGATATTATAAAGAGAAGATCTCTAAATCCCTCATTCTTCCAGAGGGAGAAATGTGGCCTAGAGAAGGAATAAGAGCTGCCCTTGGTCACACGGTGAGTGGGTTAGATTAAAATCAATCCCTGAACAGCAGATGGAGTAGAAAGACAGGGATCCACCTCCCCTCTACCCCAGGCTCTGGTACTGTTTCATCTTCCAGTGCTTTCTCTTAGGCCTCGCCGTGTCCCAAGGAAGCAAACCGAGCTCTGCTGAATGACAGCTCGTGTTGGACGATCATTGGCACTGAGTCAGTGGAGTTCTCCTTCAGCACCAGCCTTGCCTGCCCCCAGGAGCCTGTCACCCCAGTGCCCCTCATCAGTACCTTAGAGGTACTCACCTGGGTACAACCCCAGGAACTCTGCCCCTACCCCCCGGCCTGGGGGGACTATATGGCCATGACTGTTCCCAGAAGGGAGGGTCATGGTCCCTTGTTCCTGGTGCTAGCCTGACTAAAGACGTTTTGCCCCACAGCTTAGTGGTGGGGGTGATGTAGCAACACTGGAGCTGCTGGGTGAGAATTTCCATGCAGGCCTCAAGGTGTGGTTTGGTGACGTGGAGGCTGAGACCATGTACAGGTACAGAAGGTGGCTGGGGAGAGTCTGGGAGTTTGAGTCTGACTctgtggatctcagtttccccaattgtaaCAAGAAGGGGTTATTTTTCAGTTTGGGGGATCTCATCTATCTCATATTATAGGGTTTCTTGTAAGCTCTGAAATTTTGTGTTCTGACTTGTGCCTCCAGGAGTCCCCGGTCCCTGGTGTGTGTGGTACCTGATGTGGCAGCTTTTGGTAGTGCATGGAGGTGGCTTCGCACACCCATTACGGTACCAGTGAGTCTGGTCCGTGCTGATGGGCTGTTGTACTCCAGCGCCTTCTCCTTCACCTTTACCCCTGAGCAGAGTGGGCGGCCAGCCCCTTCGGGTGCTCCTGAACCGCCTCCTGATGCAGACACCCTCTTGGAAAGCATTCACCATGAGTTTACCAGAACCAATTTCCACCTCTTCATTCAGAGCTAGGGGAGGGGTAGGAATGGGAAGGAGGTGAGTTGCAGCAAGGGAATGTTACTGTTGGTCATAGAAGTGACCTTCTTTAGCCCATAAACCCCATTCCAAGTGCTCCCAGGCTGCAGTGAGGTCCGAGGGCTTCCTATGGATCATCAGATTTACAGTGAGAAGAGATTTTAAAGGTCAccttagtccaacctcctcacctGACACAggaggaaacaggtccagagaaaggaagtggctTGCCCACAGGTAATAATGGCAAagtcaggattcgaacccaggtcttctgactccatatccagtgcTATTTCATGCTATCATTCAGTGTGATACCACAGAAGTATGTGGCACCTTTCATTAGGGTATACCCACagggaacattttttaaagatgaatataaattgaatattcaataataaaggacattatttttattcaacaaaacttaaacttatttttttaaataacaactaAACTTcactttaaaaggtttttttttaaacctttaaaatGAGGCATAGGATAGCAATCATTTTGGGAGGACATTCAGGTGTGCCAGGGCATGGCTATTGTACTCTCTATTAACATAGTTTGATTAATCtatccacaaacatttatgaagcacctactgtgtgaccaTGTGGCTGGCCTGGTGGACACCTACACATGCCCTCCTCCCTGAATATAGAAACTCCAGCTAGAGGTGTAAATGTTGCTTTCCTGAAACCCCTCCAATACCTAATCAAATGTCTGCACATGTACAGACTCAGCTGTAACTTGCTGCAGGGAGAGGAGCTGTCTGGAGGAGGGAAGTCTGACTTTAAATTCCAGCTTTGTATATATTCTCCAGGGCTCAGCTCAATGCTTGGCACATTATAAGGGATTCATCaacatttccttcatttattgTGAAAGCCTTGACCACAGGTCTTCACTCTAAAGTAGAAAGAGCCCTCACCTTCAAGTCAATAAAGAAGTATTTCATaccagctagctgtgtgatttttttttaattaataaagtatttttttcctgttacatgtaaagatagttctcaacatttgtttataccagttttctaatttcagattcttctctttccctcccccctcccccctcccctagacagcaggtaatctgatataggttttatatatatatatatatatatatataacattaatcctatttctgcattagtcatgttataagagaaaaatcagagcaatgatgaaaaacctcaaaatagaaaagacaacagcaccaaaaacaaaagaaatagtatggttcattcagcatctatactacacagttctttttttttttcttggatttggagatcctcttccatcatgagttccctggaactcttctgtaccattgcattggtgagaagaatatagtccatcacagtagatcaacactcaatgttgatgatactgtggacaatgttcttctggttctgctcatctcactcatcatcagcccacgcaagaccctccaggtttctctgaactccttctgctcatcttttcttacagcacaatagtattccattgtattcatataccacaacttgtccagccattccccaattgatgggcatcccctcaacttccaattccttgccaccacataaagagcagctataattatttttgtacatgtgggtccctttcccctttccatgatttctttgggaaaaagacccaaaagtggtattgcttggtcaaagggtatgcacagctttagcgccctttgggcataattccaaattgctctccagaatggttggatcagttcacagctctaccaacaatgcattagtgttccaatttttccactagctgtgtgattttaagGAAGTGACTgtccctttctgagcctcagtttccttatctgtaaaatacttGCATTACCTACTTCAAAAGagtaatattttaaagtactttgtaaagcttaaagcaaTATACTTTAATGTGAAAGACAGCaaggcatagtagatagagagttggTCTTGCActgaggaagacccaagttcaagtccatcCCCTGgctttactgactgtgtgaccactGGGACTCACTTCCCTCACTTGCAAAATCAGGGAGTTGGACTGgatagtctctaaggtccttttgttttgttttgggggggtttgttgttgttgttttgcggggtaatga is drawn from Dromiciops gliroides isolate mDroGli1 chromosome 2, mDroGli1.pri, whole genome shotgun sequence and contains these coding sequences:
- the RBPJL gene encoding LOW QUALITY PROTEIN: recombining binding protein suppressor of hairless-like protein (The sequence of the model RefSeq protein was modified relative to this genomic sequence to represent the inferred CDS: inserted 1 base in 1 codon; substituted 1 base at 1 genomic stop codon) — its product is MDPPGGTVFLXMKRLVISXADPPLPPGPLTHLGRLESSEDQRQEETDCPSPLSCWNRSPSEPSALLRDGVRRCLQMQSEQTVRILHAKVAQKSYGSEKRFFCPPPCVYLTGPGWRLKPEQGQANETGEAGCTVCGYMGLDGGSAETQKLNFEEQPDSREFGCAKALYISDSDKRKHFRLVLRLVLRGGQELGTFHSRLIKVISKPSQKKQSLKNTDLCISSGSKVSLFNRLRSQTVSTRYLSVEGGAFIASARQWAAFTLHLADDHRSRGEFPLREGYVRYGSLVQLVCTVTGITLPPMIIRKVAKQCALLDVDEPISQLHKCAFQFPGGGPGAGTYLCLAMEKIVQFQASPCPKEANRALLNDSSCWTIIGTESVEFSFSTSLACPQEPVTPVPLISTLELSGGGDVATLELLGENFHAGLKVWFGDVEAETMYRSPRSLVCVVPDVAAFGSAWRWLRTPITVPVSLVRADGLLYSSAFSFTFTPEQSGRPAPSGAPEPPPDADTLLESIHHEFTRTNFHLFIQS